The following DNA comes from Corynebacterium urogenitale.
CTTTTGGCGACGCTGGTCGCGATCGCGCGGTCACCACGTTCTCTTGGGCAACCATCGCCCAGCAAACCGTCGACGTCTACCGCTCCCTGATGTAGATTTCGCTGGTACAAAGGAGACATGTCAACGACTTCTCCTACCGAGAACCAGGCTCAGACCCACAGACAGCGCCCGGAGCTCCATGTCACCGCTGAACTCGGTGTCCTCGAAGCTCCTGCGGGCGCTGTGCTGGCGAATGGGAATATTCATGTCTTTCACCAGTTTCGCCCCCGCGCCAACGAGGGTTCACGCTGGGCACATCAGGTCGCATCCGAGGTTCCTTATGACTGGGATGTGTGCGATGACGTCCTCACACCCGAAGGCGACGAGGTGGATGTGCTCGCCGGTTCGTCTGTCCCGCTGGACGCCGATCCCTCGTGCGCGCCAGAAGACCGCGGCGCAGTGGAACTCTTCTTCGTCACCTCCACTGCCGATGGCGCCCCTCATGACAACGCTGAATTATTGGGCAACCGCATTCACCACGGCGAGCGCGGGCAGCGCCGCTTCACTGTCCAGCGCGCCCTCATCCCCGATCTCAGCGAGCTCGTGGATGTCTCTGACGATCCGACGCCCGCCGACCCACGAGTACGCCGCCTCGGTCCCATCGAGATCGACGACAGCAAGTACCCCCTCCCCGGTGATCTTGTGACCCCAAGCGTGATTTGGCACCGGGATAGTTGGCTCATGGTTGCCCTCTCCCTCGAGGGTGAGTCGGACGCGAAGATCGTCAAGCTTCGTTCACACGACCGCCAGCACTGGCGAGTAGAGGGCGCATTGGAGCTGTCCAGCAACGCCAATGTGCCGGCAGGCCGCCCCTTCGCCCCCCGCATCATCACCCTCACCGACGATGCCACCGGTGAGCAAAAGGATGTCCTCTTCATCACTTACGTGGCCGAGGGATCGGATTCAGATGAAGTTGTGGGCTACGTCGTCGGCAAGCTCGGCGGCGCCCACTTCGAAGTCACGACTCCGTGGACAACCTTCGATTTCGGCCACGACTTCACCCGCCCACGCGTTGTGCAAGCCGATAACCCCGTCATTTTCGGCTTGGTGGGTGCTCATCCTAGTTACGAAGGTCAGTGGGCCAACTGTCTGTCCTCCCCTCGTTTCCTCAGCCTGGTCGACGGACACTTGTATCAGGATGTCGTCGGCACACCACGCGCCGTGAAGGGCTACTCCGACAGAGCTCTCATCTGGACCGGCCAGCTCGACACGGAACAGGGAGAAGTCGCCGTAGATGTGCTGGATAAGGATGGGCAACGCATCGTCCGTGTGAGCCATAGCGCCACTTCCGTCACCGTTACCCGCGGGGAGGGTG
Coding sequences within:
- a CDS encoding GH32 C-terminal domain-containing protein; translation: MSTTSPTENQAQTHRQRPELHVTAELGVLEAPAGAVLANGNIHVFHQFRPRANEGSRWAHQVASEVPYDWDVCDDVLTPEGDEVDVLAGSSVPLDADPSCAPEDRGAVELFFVTSTADGAPHDNAELLGNRIHHGERGQRRFTVQRALIPDLSELVDVSDDPTPADPRVRRLGPIEIDDSKYPLPGDLVTPSVIWHRDSWLMVALSLEGESDAKIVKLRSHDRQHWRVEGALELSSNANVPAGRPFAPRIITLTDDATGEQKDVLFITYVAEGSDSDEVVGYVVGKLGGAHFEVTTPWTTFDFGHDFTRPRVVQADNPVIFGLVGAHPSYEGQWANCLSSPRFLSLVDGHLYQDVVGTPRAVKGYSDRALIWTGQLDTEQGEVAVDVLDKDGQRIVRVSHSATSVTVTRGEGDSAVAQLEPTDDSSTLTIFVDGPVCEVFADGGATSLTSAIPAHRRVSKFDATVSGGAAITHSMVTVGQDLLRSRAGLDSPEAQERFMAEALVADREVAEGLVDED